Part of the Paenibacillus guangzhouensis genome is shown below.
TCGGAGAATCTCTGATAGGTTTTTTTGTTTATTTGACGCTTGCAGGATAGAAGCATCCGGATGGAGAATGATAGGAGAGATTGATATATACTTGAGTTAGTATTCGGGATTTCTCAACTTAGGAGGGTTAACTTCAGTTATGGCACTTATCCAATGTAACTTCTTCGCCGAGTCTTTAGGGCTCAGCACGACCATGACGGTCATTCTGCCAGAACAGACAAGATCACAGATCGGTATGACGAATGTTGTTCACACCCATCGTCACCCAACGTTGTATTTACTGCACGGATTATCGGACGATCATTCGATCTGGCTACGTCGTACATCCATTGAGCGGTATGCCGCTGCGTTGGGGATTGCTGTCGTCATGCCTCAGGTCGATCGCAGCTTCTATACCGATATGGCACACGGCAATCGTTATTGGACCTTCGTGAGTGAGGAGCTGCCACGCGCTGTTCGTTCATTCTTCCCGCTCTCAGATGCACGCGAAGATAACTTCGTTGCCGGCCTGTCGATGGGAGGATACGGTGCATTCAAGCTTGCCTTGAATCATCCGGACCGCTTCGCTGCTGCAGCGAGCTTATCGGGGGCGATGGACGTAACAGATCCTATTTACCTACAGCTGATGCCTGAAGTATTCCAGCTTGCATTCGGGGATCAAGCGACGGTCGCTGGCACAGCGAACGACTTGTTGCATCTTGTGTCTGCGCTGGGATCAACGGCGGATTCCACAGCCAAGCCTCTATTGTATCAGTGCTGCGGTACCGAGGATTTCCTCTATGAGCAGAATGTACGCTTCCGCGATACTTGCCGTGCAGCAGGCGTCGATCTAACCTACGACGAAGGACCAGGCGATCATAGCTGGGAGTACTGGGATCAGCAAATTCAGCACGTACTTAACTGGCTGCCACTGCGTAAATAAAATAGCCCCCTCATTCTGCTGTATTCAGCCAGGATGAGGGGGTTATTTATGTGGATGTCTGTAACTTGAAGGGATTCTCTGTGGCAGAGTGCTGTAGATAACTGCGTAGGGCAGTTAATGAGGGGCTCGCGCCCACTAATCAGTCGAATAACTGCTTATATGCAGTTATTTCGCCTTTGATGCTGCTTAATGCGTAGGATTAACTGACATTTGGCAGTTATTTCGGTGTTTGAGCTCGATAATCAGGCATTTAACTGCTTATTTGCAGTTATTTCACCTCTGATGTTGTTAATATGCAGGATTAACTGCTTTTTAGCAGTTATTTCGGTGTTTGATCTCAATAATCAGGCATTTAACTGCTTATTTGCAGTTATTTCACCTCTGATGCTGTTAATATGCAGGATTAACTGCTTTTTAGCAGTTATTTCGGTGTTTGAGCTCGATAATCAGGCATTTAACTGCTTATTTGCAGTTATTTCACCTCTGATGCTGTTAATATGCAGGATTAACTGCTTTTTAGCAGTTATTTCGGTGTTTGAGCTCAATAATCAGACATCGCCCTCGAAAATGATGCACAACTCTAAAGGCAGGGCTATTAAGGTACCATGACGGTATTGCCATAATAATTTTGATGATGAGTTGGATTAATTCCGTGAACATTTTCGACCTCGTACGGCTAACGAACCCAGAATGCCTTATTTACTCAAAATTTGTGTATGTGGTTTTCTAACGAATCCTCAGATCGCTATTACCGTAAAATACGTTACATTTCGCCTGTTTACGACCAAATAACGCTACTCAGATTCGTTAGATTCAAAAAATCCAGATTTTCGAGCCAATAAGGATATGACGGTTCGTTAGCCGAATGCGAGTAACCATGAACGATCGCTCACTCTCGTCGATCAAACCAAGCAACATAAACAACAAAAAAACCACCTTTGAGAAGTAAATCTCAAAAGTGGTCTTTCGCTGCTTGGCATCGTCCTACTCTCCCAGGACCCTGCGGTCCAAGTACCATCGGCGCTAGAGGGCT
Proteins encoded:
- a CDS encoding alpha/beta hydrolase, coding for MALIQCNFFAESLGLSTTMTVILPEQTRSQIGMTNVVHTHRHPTLYLLHGLSDDHSIWLRRTSIERYAAALGIAVVMPQVDRSFYTDMAHGNRYWTFVSEELPRAVRSFFPLSDAREDNFVAGLSMGGYGAFKLALNHPDRFAAAASLSGAMDVTDPIYLQLMPEVFQLAFGDQATVAGTANDLLHLVSALGSTADSTAKPLLYQCCGTEDFLYEQNVRFRDTCRAAGVDLTYDEGPGDHSWEYWDQQIQHVLNWLPLRK